One Oncorhynchus kisutch isolate 150728-3 linkage group LG11, Okis_V2, whole genome shotgun sequence genomic region harbors:
- the LOC109900046 gene encoding WD repeat domain phosphoinositide-interacting protein 1: protein MEERETPDGPGGPQGLISASFNQDTTSLSVGTKSGYRLFSVTSVDKMDCIHEGAECPDVYIVERLFSSSLVAVVSLSMPRRMNVYHFKRGTEICNYSYSNNILSVRLNRQRLVVCLEESVYIHNIKDMKLLKTLLNTPHNPSGLCALSVNHGNSYLAYPGSQTIGEIMVYDTNNLSKVTMIPAHDSPLAALTFNASGTKLASASERGTVIRVFTIPEGQRLFEFRRGMKRYVSISSLSFSSDAQFLCASSNTETVHIFKLEQHSPSRDGESPTWGAYVGKMFTAASTYLPSQVSDMMHQDRAFATVRLNMFGLKNVCALSTVQKLPRLLVASSDGHLYIYNIDPQDGGECVLVRKHRLFAGGEAPQEAQQEEKESEDGRSLPPSTSPSYAATVSLPSTAPSSTTLTGYSEDGGAEKGDVIPEHEFAEGPVCLDDENEFPPVSKQTN, encoded by the exons gtctctATCAGTGGGCACTAAGTCAGGCTACAGACTCTTCTCTGTCACCTCAGTGGACAAGATGGACTGCATCCACGAAGGAG cgGAGTGTCCAGACGTGTATATTGTGGAGCGGTTGTTCTCCAGCAGTCTGGTGGCGGTGGTCAGTCTCTCCATGCCCCGACGTATGAACGTCTACCACTTCAAAAGGGGAACAGAGATCTGCAACTATAGCTACTCTAACAACATCCTCTCAGTCCGGCTCAACAGACAG AGGCTGGTGGTGTGTCTGGAGGAATCAGTCTACATCCACAACATCAAAGACATGAAGCTGCTGAAGACGCTGCTCAACACGCCCCACAACCCCTCAG GTCTCTGTGCCCTCTCTGTGAACCATGGTAACTCCTACCTGGCGTACCCTGGCAGTCAAACCATCGGCGAGATCATGGTCTATGACACCAACAACCTG AGCAAGGTGACGATGATCCCAGCCCATGACAGTCCCCTGGCTGCCCTCACATTCAACGCTTCAGGAACCAAACTCGCCAGTGCCTCCGAGAGG GGTACAGTGATCAGAGTGTTCACCATCCCAGAGGGACAGAGGCTGTTTGAGTTCcgtagagggatgaagag gTATGTGAGTATCAGCTCGTTGTCCTTTAGTTCAGACGCACAGTTCCTCTGTGCCTCCAGCAACACAGAGACGGTCCATATCTTCAAACTGGAACAGCACAGCCCCAG TCGAGATGGCGAGTCTCCTACGTGGGGTGCCTATGTGGGGAAGATGTTCACAGCAGCCAGCACCTACCTTCCCTCCCAGGTCTCTGACATGATGCACCAAGACCGGGCCTTTGCCACCGTACGACTCAACATGTTCGGACTCAAGAACGTATGCGCCTTGTCCAC GGTTCAGAAGCTACCTCGGCTGCTGGTGGCATCATCAGATGGACATCTCTACATCTATAACATTGACCCACAGGACGGAGGAGAGTGTGTTCTGGTCAGGAAACACAG GCTATTTGCAGGAGGTGAGGCGCCACAGGAAGCACAACAGGAAGAGAAGGAGTCAGAGGATGGAAGGTCCCTCCCACCGTCAACCAGCCCATCATATGCTGCCACTGTGTCCCTCCCCTCGACTGCACCCTCTTCTACCACTCTCACAG GCTACTCAGAGGATGGAGGGGCTGAGAAAGGGGATGTGATTCCTGAACATGAGTTTGCCGAGGGACCCGTCTGTCTGGATGATGAGAACGAGTTTCCCCCCGTCAGCAAACAGACCAACTGA